caagccttggtaaacttaagaagaaatcaaagaggaaataaaaaaaatacttagagacaaatgacaatgaaaacacgatgacacaaaacctatgggatgcaggaaaagcagttctaagatggaagtttacagcaatacaatcctacctcaagaaacaagaaacatcacaaataagCAGCCTAACCTtatagctaaagcaattagagaaagaagaacaaagaaacaccaaagttagcagaaggaaagaaatcataaaaatcaaatcagaaataaacgaaaaagaaatgagggaaatgatagcaaagatcaataaaacaaaaagctggttgttttagaagatgaataaaattgacaaaccattagccagtctcatcaagaaaaaaagggagaaaactcaaatcaatagagttaTTCTGagaaaggcacaaccttctgagactgaaccaggaagaaatagaaaacataaacagaccagtcacaagcactgaaattgcgagtgtgcttaaaaatcttccaacagacaaaagccctggaccagatggcttcacaggtgcattctatcaaacatttagagaagagctaacacctatccttttcaaactcttccaaactatagcagaggtAGGACCacgcccaaactcattccatgaggccatcatcaccctgataccaaaaccaaagatgtcacaaagaaagaaaactacaggccaatatcactgatgaacatagatgcaaaaatccttaacaaaatactagcaaacagaatccaacagcacattaaaaggatcgtacaccatgatcaaatggagtttatcccaggaatgcaaggattcttcaatatacacaaatcaatcaatgtgatacaccgcctcaacaaactgaagaagaaaaaccatatgatcatctcattagatgcagaaaaagcttttgataaaattaatcactaatttatgataaaaaccctccagaatgtaggcatagagtgaacatacctcaacataataaaggccatgtatgacaaacccacagccaacatcgtcctcaatggtgaaaacctaaAAGCATTtgcagtaagatcaggaacaagacaagattgcccactctgtctattattcaacatagttttggaagttttagccacagcaatcagagaagaaaaagaaatgaaaggaatccacaTGGGAAACgaaaaagcaaaactgtcactatttgcacatgacatgatactatacatagagaatacgaaagactctaccagaaaactactagagctaatcagtgaatttggtaatgtaacaggatacaaaatttatgcacaaaatctcttgcattcctacagacaaatgatgaaaaatctgaaagagaaattaaggaaacactcccatttaccattgcaacaaaatgaataaaatacctgggaatgaCCTAActaatgagacaaaagacctatatgcagaaaattataagacactgatgaaagaaattaaagatgatacaaatagatggagaaatataccatgttctttgattggaagaatcaacattgtaaaaatgactatactacccaaagcaatctacagattcaatgcaatccatatcaaactaccaatggcatttttcacagaactagaacaaaaaatttcacaatttgtatggtaacacaaaagaccccaagtagccaaagcaatcttgagaaagaaaatcagaggtggaggaatcaggcccctgacttcagactatactacagagctacagtaatcaagacagtatggtactggctccaaaacagaaatatagatcaatggaacaggataccaAGCTCAGAGATAAgcccactcacctatggtcaactaatgtatgacaaaggaggcaaggatatacaatggagaaaagacagcctcttcaataactggtgctgggaaaactggacagcctcatgtaaaagaatgaaattagaacactccctaacaccatacacaaaaataaactcaaaatggattaaagacctaaatgtaagaacagacactatcaaactcttagaggaaaacataggcaaaacactctatgacataaatcacagcaagatcttttgtgacccacctcctagagaaatggaaataaaaacgaaaataaccaaatgggacctaatgaaacttaaaagcttttgcatagcaaatgaaactataaagaagacaaaaagatagccctcagaatgggagaaaatatttgcaagcaaagcaactgacaaaggattaatctccaaaatatacaagcagctcatgcagctcaatatcaaaagaacaaaaaacccaatccgaatatgggcagaagagctaaatagacatttctccaaagagcatatacagattgccaacaaacacatgaaaggatgctcaacatcactaatcattagagtattgcaaatcaaaactgcaatgaggtatcccctcacaccggtcagaatggccatcatcaaaatatctacaaagaataaatgctggagagggtgtggagaaaagggtaccctcttgcactgttggtgggaatgtaaagtgatacagccagtatggagaacagtatggaggttccttaaaaaactaaaaatagacccaGTGAAATGATAGCATTTTGGAAAATGCTTTATGTGAAGAGACTTTTTGTGAGGGAGAGTCATTTATGGATCTGAAAGCATCAGCTGGACGGGTGATTGATGGTTGAAATGCTCCCCAGAGATGGAGGGGCTGGCAGATTCCATTGTTGTGCTCTCCACATAACATGCTGGCACAGGTGTGTGAGCTCACTGGAGACGAGCAACTGTGGCACCATCCCACCACAGTGCTGAAGCTGAAGAGCTCCAGCAAATGCAGCACTGCctcagtccctggctggggctGGCAAGTATGAGCAGTCTTATCCCTCTCTCAGCCTAAAACCAACTCACCACTCCTGTTCTCCTTGACTGGGGTTGGAGAGCAAGAGCAGTCTCAGCAGTGTCCCACTCCAGACCTAAAGCTGATGCACGTGCACAGACAAAGCACTCTCATGCTGCATTGTTGAAGCCCAGAGGCACACACAGTCAAGTCATTTTCCTGCTGCCTTCCTGAAACAAGAGAACAAGCCCCATTCCTACCCTCTCCAGCTGCCTACCTAAAGACAGTGGGGGTATGCGGTCCACACAGAGGACATCCCTTGATTTTCTGTCACTGGTGGCCAGGGGGCTATCATTTCAGAGCTCCATGGGACTGTAAAAAATGAAAGTCAGTTCTTGGCaggccacccccagccccaccagggTACTGCACAAACAGCAGACTGAAATACAGCCCCTGTCTTCAAGTGAAAAAGGCCTATTTACCTATCTGAGAGCTGCACCTTCGGGGACAGGCTTCAGGTTTCCCACACATCTAGAGGCTAAGGGGGCAAGCAAGGAGACACCATCCTTGCACAGCCCCTTGGCCTCACTTCAGCTcaaaaaaactccccagaaagggCTTTTACACTCATTTGTAGCCCCAGTGTTTTGCAACTATCACCCAGGGGACACCTCCAGATTTCCTGGTCTGGAGGCCAACAGGGATACAATTGAGGCCCAACAGGACTATATATATCTGTGTAccttaaaagctgctgcctgaatATCTGGCATCCAATCAGCCTGAAACTAAGTGCTAAATGAGATTCCTCCTCTTGGAACACTGGTCTTGGTACATCCTCAACAACAGGAGCATATCAAGAATAAAtcaggcgggcttccctggtggtgcagtggttgcgcgtccgcctgccgatgcaggggaaccgggttcgcgccccggtctgggaggatcccacatgccgcagagcgcctgggcccatgggccatggccgctgagcctgcgcatccggagcctgcgtgtccggagcctgtgctccgcaacgggagaggccgcaatggagggaggcccgcataccacaaaaaaaaaaaaaaaaaaaaaaaaaaaaaaaaaaaaaaaaaaaaaaagaataaatcatgcAAGCTTCAGAGTGACATCAGCATCATAGTGGCATGAGAGTCCccctttgtttctctccttcaatCTACAACCAGTAAAACATCTGTAACTCAAAAAAGTGCCTCAGCCCAACACACCAGGGCACTGAAGAATTCCACTCATCTGTTCATCTAAAGGCAGGAGGACTGGAACACAAAGAGGAGCCAGAATCGGGGGAACAGAGGAGGTGGTGCCAGCAATCCTGGACCCTCAGCCATGGTGGATGAGCCCACAGCCCCAGAGAATCCTGTAGCATAAGGGGAGGTAGTGCACATGACTCTGGCTTCCTGGCTGTAGAAGAGCCTGTGGCCACAGGGAACCAGACAGTAGCAAGGTCTGCAATCTTGTCCCTCCAGCCACAGAGGTATTCATAACTCTGGCTAGCACCACCCCCACGTAGTGGCACCTACGAACCTGACAACCCTGGTTGCGGAAGACACACTGTGACCTggctcctcccctgctccctaCTCTTGCAGCAGTAGAGCCGGGAGACCCCAGATGTGGTCCCACCCTTCTGATGCCCCAAGCAGTGATGACAGCAACACCAGCAACAGAAAGGCACCAACCCCAGAGACACAAGCAGTAACATCAAGGGCACAAGGCAACACCTCTAATAGAGGAGGTGGAGGGTGGAAAATGCCCATTCTCAAATATAACCAGAGGCTGCGCAAGTAAGGGAATCCAAAACTTGTGCTATAGTGCCACCTAccggaaaacaaaagaaaaatttctaattATGAATCTGTTCAATTgttagaatgaaattaaaaaaaaaaaaagaaaaaaagctttcccTAAAGAAGGAAGGTGTTTGCTACTTCAAATGCACTGGCAGACGAACAACTCATCAAGTACCATGAAGAACCATGGTAAAGtggtatcacaaaaagaaaatgacaattctccagaaaccaaacttaaagtcaCAGAATATTGTAATCTAAatgatagagaattcaaaatagctgttatGAAGAAGCTTAATGAACTacaagaaaattcagaaattcagTTCAATTAactcatgaataaaaataatgaactgaaggaatactttaccaaagagattgaaactctaaaaaagaaccaaacagaaattctggagttgaagaTCTCAACAAATGAGATGAAGAAGGCAttagaaagcactggaaatagagcagaccatatggaagagagaattagtgagctCAAAGATAGAAATCTAGACATGATACaagtagaagaggaaagaggaataaGATatcttaaaaatgaggaaattctatGAGAGCTATCTGACTCTTTCAGGAAGGGCAACATTAGGGTAATTGGTATCATAGAagcagaagagagggagaaaggagcagagagcttatttaaagaaataatagctaaaatatttacaataaccaggacatggaagcaacctaaatgtccatcaacagaggaatggataagaaggtgtggtacatatatacaatggaatattactcaactataaaaaggaacgaaattgggtcatttgtagagacatggatggacctagggattatcataccgagtgaagtaagtcagaaagagaaaaacaaatatcatatattaacgcatatatgtggaatctagaaaaatggtatagatgatcttcttgcaaagcagaaatagagacacagatgtagagaacaaacatatagatacaaagggggaaagggaggtgggatgaactgggagattggcattgacgTATAttcactattgatactatgtataacatagataactaatgagaacttgctgtatagcactgggaactctactcaatgctctgtggtgacctaaatgggaaggaattcagaaaagagaggatatatatatatatatatgtatagcttattcactttgctgtacagtagaaactaacacaacattgtaaagcaactatactacaataaaaattttaaaaaagaaataatagctgagaacttcccaagcCTGGGGAATAAACTGAACATACAAGTCCACGAAGCTAAGAAAACACCTAGTTACATCAATGCAAAAGACCTTctgcaagacacatattaaaacATTGTCAGAAGTCAATgacaaaagctggttctttgagaaggtaaataaaattgataaaccattagccagactcatcaagaaaaaaagggagaagattcaaatcaatagaattagaaatgaaaaaggagacataacaatggacactgcagaaatacaaaagattattagagattactacaagcaactgtatgccaataaaatggacaacctggaagaaatgggNNNNNNNNNNNNNNNNNNNNNNNNNNNNNNNNNNNNNNNNNNNNNNNNNNNNNNNNNNNNNNNNNNNNNNNNNNNNNNNNNNNNNNNNNNNNNNNNNNNNNNNNNNNNNNNNNNNNNNNNNNNNNNNNNNNNNNNNNNNNNNNNNNNNNNNNNNNNNNNNNNNNNNNNNNNNNNNNNNNNNNNNNNNNNNNNNNNNNNNNNNNNNNNNNNNNNNNNNNNNNNNNNNNNNNNNNNNNNNNNNNNNNNNNNNNNNNNNNNNNNNNNNNNNNNNNNNNNNNNcaaaatactagcacacagacgCCAActgcacattgaaaggatcatacaccatgatcaagtggggtttattccaggaatgcaaggattcttcaatatacgcaaatcaatcaacgtgatacaccatatcaagaaactgaaggagaaaaaccatatgatcatctcaatagatgcagagaaagcttttgacaaaattcaacacccatttatgataaaaaccctgcagaaagtaggcatagagggaactttcctcaacataataaaggccatataagagaaacccacagccaacaccgctctcaatggtgaaaaactgaaaccattttcactaagaccaggaaaaagacaaggatgcccactctcaccactcttattcaacatagatttggaagttctaaccacagcaatcagagaagaaaaagaaataaaagaaatccaaatcagaaaagaagaagtaaaactgtcactgtttgcagatgacatgatactatacatagagaatcctaaagatgccaccagaaaactactagagctNNNNNNNNNNNNNNNNNNNNNNNNNNNNNNNNNNNNNNNNNNNNNNNNNNNNNNNNNNNNNNNNNNNNNNNNNNNNNNNNNNNNNNNNNNNNNNNNNNNNNNNNNNNNNNNNNNNNNNNNNNNNNNNNNNNNNNNNNNNNNNNNNNNNNNNNNNNNNNNNNNNNNNNNNNNNNNNNNNNNNNNNNNNNNNNNNNNNNNNNNNNNNNNNNNNNNNNNNNNNNNNNNNNNNNNNNNNNNNNNNNNNNNNNNNNNNNNNNNNNNNNNNNNNNNNNNNNNNNNNNNNNNNNNNNNNNNNNNNNNNNNNNNNNNNNNNNNNNNNNNNNNNNNNNNNNNNNNNNNNNNNNNNNNNNNNNNNNNNNNNNNNNNNNNNNNNNNNNNNNNNNNNNNNNNNNNNNNNNNNNNNNNNNNNNNNNNNNNNNNNNNNNNNNNNNNNNNNNNNNNNNNNNagttttactcactctttttcaaaaaaaggaaaatggataaaagctaaacatcaggaattattagactcatctaacctacaatgagatatcatctcacaccggtcagattggccatcatcaaaaactctagaaataataaatgctggagagggtgtggagaaaaggggaccctcttgcactgctggtgggaatgtaaattgatacagccactatggagaacagtatggaggttccttaaaaaactacaaatagaactaccatacgaccccgcaatcccactactgggcatataccctgagaaaagcataattcaaaaagagtcatgtaccaaaatgttcattgcagctctatttacgatagccaggacatggaagcaacctaagtgtccatcaacagatgaatggataaagaagatgtggcacatatatagaatggaatattactcagccataaaaataaatgaaactgagttatttgtaatgaggtggatagacctggagtctgtcatacagagtgaagtaagtcagaaggagaaatacaaataccttatgctaacacatatatatggaatctaagaaaaaaaaatgtcatgaagagattaggggtaggatgggaataaaacacagacctactagagcatggacttgaggatatggggagggggaagggtaagctgtgacgagagagtggcatggacatatatacactaccaaatgtaaaatagatagcttttGGGAAAGCaacggcatagcacagggagatcagctcggtgctttgtgactacctagagatgtgggatagggagggtgggagggaggagatgcaagagggaagagatatggggatatatgcatatgtataactcattcactttgttataaagcagtaactaacacaccattgtaaagcaattttactacaataaagatgttaaaaaaaaaagtcaaagacaaagaaaaaattttaaaggcaaccagggagaaaaataatggtaacctacaaaggaacccCTACTAGACTATTAACaggtttctcagcagaaattctatcaggcaaagttatcattcagatatGCAAGGCAAATAAAGgattttacagacaaacaaaagctgagggagttcatcaaaACTAGACCTACTTCACAGTAAATCTTGAAAGGAGCTCTTTTACCTGAATCAAAaggcaaaagtacacaaaactttgAGTAAGATTACAAATAGACAGAAATAGATAGAAAGGATCAGAAAATTACAATTCTATATCAGAATAGGTTTTAAACAATTATAGAATAaaggttaaagagaaaaaaaagcatagaaataactatagctacttcAATTTGGTAAGAAACTCACAACCAAAGAAGAAAGGACCGAGCTCATATAGGAAATTAAGATAAGTCCTTTTCCTATCAACAGGAAAAGGACTATTTTATTTATGAGGCATTTTATACAAACCTCATGGGGACCACATAACAAATCTAAAGCAGagacaaaaaaacataaaaaaagaggaaactgagaaaaacatcatagaaaaccaccaaactaaaatggcagaaagaaatgcaagtaaaaaggaataatgaagatatagagcaaccagaaaacaaaagataaatggCAGAACTAAGTCCTCATTTATCACCCTCAaagtaaatggattgaattcaccaattaaaaaacagagtggctggatggattaaaaaaacaagacccaactagaTGCTACCTCCAAGAAACTCATCTCAGCTCTAAAGACAAAACACTGGCTTAAAGTGATGGATTAGAAAATAATACTCCAAGAAAATGACAGCGAAAATAAAGTCGGTAtagccatactcatatcagacgAAATAGATTTCAAACCAAAaaggtaacaagagacaaagatggacattatataatgataaaggggacaaTTCATCGAGAAGACATAACAGTTATTAATGCATACGCACATAACATAGGAGCACAAACATACATAAAGCAATTAATAACAGACCTAAAGAGGGAAATCGATTCTCAGGGTGGGGACTGAGCTGGGAGACATGCACCAGTGCGTGCGTGCTCCTGTGCCTCAGGTGGGCCAGTGAAGCCGGCGGCCTGGCACGTGATTCCAGATCTGTGTGGTAGCTTGGTGGCTCCGTCTGTCTGTCCGTCTGTGGGTGCCATCATGGTGGACACAGCCAGTCAGGTGCTCCTGGGCTCCGGTCTCACCATCCTGTCCCAGCCGCTCATGTACATGAAGGTGCTCATCCAGGTGGGATATGAGCCTCTTCCTCCAACAATAGGATGAAATATTTTTGGACAGCAAGTTTGTCAGCTTCCAGGTCTCTTTTGTTATGCTCAGCACATTGCGAGCATCGATGGGAAGTGTGGGTTGTTCAAAGGCTTAACTCCAAGACTGTGTTCAGGGGTCATTGGAACTGTGGTCCATGGTAAAGTTTTACAGCATTGCCAGGACTATGACAAGGCTGAGGAGTCAGGATCTGGAAATGTACAGAAAGAAGATTCATCTTCCTTTGACCGTGTTATCAAGGAGACAACTCGAGAGATGATGACTCGATTCTGCTGCTACTCTCATCACACATCTCTTCCATGTGATCACTCTGAGATCTATGGTACACTTCATTGGCAGAGAATCCAAGTACTGTGGACTTTGTGACTCCATAGCAACTATCTAACGGAAGAAGGCAGCCTaggattttttgtgtgtcttattCCTCGCCTCCTAGGTGACATCATTTCTTTGTGGCTCTGTAACTCACTAGCCTACCTCGTCAATACTTATGCACTGGACAGTGGGGTTTCCACCATGAATGAAAGGAAGAGTTACTCCCAAGCTGTCACAGGATTTTTTGCCAGTATGTTGACGTCTCCCTTTGTGCTTGTCTCTAATCTTATGGCTGTCAACAACTGTGGGCTTGCTGGTGGATGCCCTCCCTACTCCCCAGtatattcttcttggatagaATGCTGGTGCATGCTACAAAAAGAGGGAAATATGAGCCGAGGAAATAACTTGTTTTTCCGGAAGGTCCCCTTTGGGAAGACTTATTGTTGTGACCTGAGAATGTTAATTTGAAAATGTGGGGCAGGGACAGTGACATTTCTatagacacagatacacagaatTATGGGAGAGAATGTTGATTTCTATACAGTGTGGCATgcttttttaataatcatttaatcttggggaaaaaaaagggggaaatcgaaagcaacacaataatagtaggagactttaacaccccaatgaCATCAAAGGATAGATCATATAGATagaaagtcaacaaggaaacagcAGCTTTCAATGTAACATTAAGCTAGATGGACTTTGATAGGTTTATACAAAATATTCCACccaaatgcagcagaatacacattcttctcaagtgcacatggaacgttctcaaGGATAGACCATCTgttgggacacaaaacaagtctagaatttaagaagactgaaatcatatcaagtaactcTTCTGATCACAATcgtatgaaactagaaatgaactacaagaagaaaggtagaaaaaaatcacaaatatgtggaaactaaacaacatgctcCTGAACAACGATTGGgtcaatggagaaatcaagagataaatttaaaaatacctgaagacaaataaaaatgaagtataacataccaaaatctatgaATTGCAGCAAAAGTgatactaagagggaagtttatagaaataaaggtctacctcaagaaacaagaaaaatctcaagtaaacaacatAGCCTTACACCTAACAGAACtagtaaaagaagaataaatgaggtccaaagtcagtaaaaggaaggaaattataataaagaacagagcagaagtaagtgaaatagagacctaaaagcaacagaaaagatcaatgaaagtaagagctgcttctttaaaaagataaacaaaattgtcaaACTTTTAGCtagtggtggggggagagaagatggcagaagagtaagacacggagatcaccttactccccacagatacatcagaaatacatctaaacGTGGAACtgttcctatagaacacccactgaatgctggcagaagacctcagacctcccaaaaggcaagaaactcccaacgtacctgggtagggaaaaagaaaaaagaataaaaagagccaaaagaatagggatgggacccgcaccagtgggagggagctgtgaaggatgaaatgtttccacacactagaagacccttcacaggcggagaatgcaggtggcagagggggaaggtttagagccacggaggaaagcacagtaacagggtacagagggcaaagcagagagattcccgcacagaggatcggtgccgaccagcactcaccaccccgagaggcttgtctgctcagccgCCGGGAaaagcgggggctgggagctgaggcttgggcttcggttggaagctgggagaggactgggtttggctgcatgaacacagcctgaaggagttagtgcaccacggttagctgggagggagtctaggaggagtctggagctgccgaagagacaagagactttttctgccctctttgcttcctggttcgtgaggagaggggatcaaACGCGCTGCTTAAAGGAACTGCAAAAATGGGTGCGAAacacggctatcagcacagacaacAGAGACGAGCATGAGACGCTAAGCATGATGCTGctgtcaccaagaagcctgtgtgagagcacaggtcactttccacacctcccctcccgggagcctgtgctgctcgtcactgccagggtcccgtgatccagggacaaaatccccgggagaatgcacagtgtgcctcaggctggtgcaacgtcacactggcctctgctgctgcaggctcaccctgcatccgtacccgTCCCTCCCCTCAGCcggagtgaaccagagcccccaaatcagtggctcctttaaccccatcctgtctgagcgaagagcagacgccttCGGGCGACCTACGCaaagaggcggggccaagtccaaagctgaagccctggagctgtgcaaacaaagaggtgagggggaggtctctcccagcagcctcagaagcagctgattaaagctccacaatcaactggaagtgccctgcatctgtggaatacctgaatagacagcgaatcatcccaagttgaggagttggactttgggagcaagatatataattttttccccttttttctctttttgtgagtgtgtatttgtgtgcttttgtgtgagattttgtctgtatagctttgctttcaccatttgttctagggttctgaccctctgtttttttttttttacttcttaaaatttttcttcttaataattactttttattttaataactttattttatcctactttattttatcttctttcttccttcattacttccttccttcctttcttccttcctttctttcttccttccttccttccctctttccttccttcccttctttctttcctttctattttttctcccttttattctgagccgtgtggattaaaggctcttggtgttccaaacaggcgtcagggctgtgtctctgaggtaggagaaccaacttcaggacactgggccacaagacacctcccagctccatgtaatattaaaCGGCAAAAATCtttcagagatctccatctcaacatcaagatccagcttcactcaacgaccagcaagctacagtgctggaaacactatacccaacaactagcaagagaggaacacagccccatccattagcagagtttgtgcctaaaataataataaggctacagacaccgcaaaacacaccaccaaacgtggacctgcccaccagaaagaaaggatccagcctcatccaccagaacacaggcactagtccccttaaccaggaaacctactcaacccactgaaccaaccatagccactggggacagacaccaaaaacaacgggaactacaaatctgcagcTGGCAGAAAGCAGACGCCGAACACAGGgacataagcaaaatgaaaagacaaaaaaacacacagcagatgaaggagcaaggta
This window of the Physeter macrocephalus isolate SW-GA chromosome 21, ASM283717v5, whole genome shotgun sequence genome carries:
- the LOC102979016 gene encoding LOW QUALITY PROTEIN: mitochondrial carrier homolog 2-like (The sequence of the model RefSeq protein was modified relative to this genomic sequence to represent the inferred CDS: inserted 1 base in 1 codon; deleted 1 base in 1 codon; substituted 1 base at 1 genomic stop codon), whose protein sequence is MVDTASQVLLGSGLTILSQPLMYMKVLIQVGYEPLPPTIGXNIFGQQVCQLPGLFCYAQHIASIDGKCGLFKGLTPRLCSGVIGTVVHGKVLQHCQDYDKAEESGSGNVQKEDSSSFDRVIKETTREMMTRSAATLITHLFHVITLRSMVHFIGRESKYCGLCDSIATIXTEEGSLGFFVCLIPRLLGDIISLWLCNSLAYLVNTYALDSGVSTMNERKSYSQAVTGFFASMLTSPFVLVSNLMAVNNCGLAGGCPPYSPVYSSWIECWCMLQKEGNMSRGNNLFFRKVPFGKTYCCDLRMLI